The following coding sequences are from one Ramlibacter henchirensis window:
- a CDS encoding molecular chaperone, with product MAVLAAGTATAGMFSVTPVRIYMNARERAVAVTIVNDGDSDVVLQADLNSWTQTADGTDQLAPTDDLILAPPIIKIPPKARQVVRLALLTPPDLSRQLTYRVVVREVPEARPQPPAEGLRTPIALALSLPVFITPPGARRQVECTPVRTEANAPALSCRNNGNAYAQLRDAQLTRDDRPLARFEGGTYILPGATKLIALKTDTAVPSGQARLSLTFDDGQGSTTSVALP from the coding sequence ATGGCGGTGCTCGCCGCGGGCACGGCAACAGCGGGCATGTTCTCCGTCACGCCCGTCCGCATCTACATGAACGCACGCGAACGCGCCGTCGCGGTCACGATCGTGAATGACGGCGACAGCGATGTCGTCCTCCAGGCCGACCTGAACAGCTGGACGCAGACGGCCGATGGCACGGATCAGCTCGCGCCGACCGACGACCTGATCCTGGCCCCGCCCATCATCAAGATCCCGCCCAAGGCGCGGCAGGTGGTCCGGCTCGCCCTGCTCACGCCGCCGGACCTGTCGCGGCAGCTGACGTACCGGGTGGTCGTCCGGGAGGTGCCCGAAGCCAGGCCGCAGCCTCCGGCCGAAGGCCTGCGCACGCCCATCGCCCTGGCATTGAGCCTGCCCGTGTTCATCACGCCCCCGGGCGCCAGGCGCCAGGTGGAGTGCACCCCCGTGCGCACCGAGGCCAACGCGCCGGCATTGAGCTGCCGCAACAACGGAAACGCCTACGCCCAGCTGCGGGACGCCCAGCTGACCCGCGACGACCGTCCCCTCGCGCGCTTCGAGGGTGGCACCTACATCCTCCCGGGCGCCACAAAGCTGATCGCGCTCAAGACGGACACGGCAGTGCCCTCCGGGCAGGCACGGCTCTCGCTCACGTTCGACGACGGGCAAGGCAGCACCACGTCGGTCGCACTGCCTTGA
- a CDS encoding tripartite tricarboxylate transporter substrate binding protein: MLSAVHRWLGAFALCVLAAAPASAQNWPARPVRVIVPYATGGPADVYARFLAQRLGDQLGQHFVVENRPGAGAVIGTDAVAKSAPDGYTLLVMSNTHTVNETLVANKPYQLMRDFVGVAPINYSDLLLVAHPSVQATNVQQLVKLAKERPGRLNYASSGTGTPYHMAGELFKAMSGTSIVHVPYKGSSGARTDVLGGQVDLMFDAVTTMAEHAKAGKVKAIATTGKKRSAVLPEVPTVDEAGVGGYEATIWLGVLAPKGTPAAVVTRLNEAITKIASTPEVQQAWEKQGATAMVMTPTAFDKYMQDDIAKWAKVIQSANIKAD; this comes from the coding sequence ATGCTGTCCGCAGTGCATCGCTGGTTGGGCGCGTTCGCGCTGTGCGTCCTGGCCGCCGCGCCCGCATCGGCGCAGAACTGGCCCGCACGGCCTGTCCGGGTCATCGTGCCCTACGCCACCGGCGGCCCCGCCGACGTGTATGCGCGCTTCCTCGCGCAACGCCTGGGCGACCAGCTCGGGCAGCATTTCGTGGTGGAGAACCGGCCCGGGGCGGGTGCGGTGATCGGCACCGATGCCGTCGCCAAGTCCGCGCCCGACGGCTACACGCTGCTGGTGATGTCGAACACGCACACGGTCAACGAGACGCTGGTGGCCAACAAGCCGTACCAGCTGATGCGCGATTTCGTGGGCGTGGCGCCGATCAACTACTCGGACCTGCTGCTGGTGGCGCATCCTTCGGTGCAGGCCACCAACGTGCAGCAGCTCGTGAAGCTCGCCAAGGAGCGGCCGGGCAGGCTCAATTACGCGTCTTCCGGAACCGGAACGCCCTACCACATGGCCGGCGAACTGTTCAAGGCGATGTCCGGCACCAGCATCGTCCACGTTCCGTACAAGGGCAGTTCCGGCGCGCGTACCGACGTGCTCGGCGGACAAGTTGACCTGATGTTCGACGCGGTGACGACCATGGCCGAACACGCCAAGGCCGGCAAGGTCAAGGCGATCGCCACCACCGGCAAGAAGCGCTCGGCCGTGCTGCCCGAAGTGCCCACGGTCGACGAAGCCGGAGTTGGGGGCTACGAGGCGACGATCTGGCTCGGCGTGCTCGCACCCAAGGGCACGCCCGCCGCGGTGGTCACGCGGCTGAACGAGGCGATCACGAAGATCGCCAGCACGCCCGAAGTGCAGCAGGCTTGGGAGAAGCAGGGCGCCACCGCGATGGTCATGACGCCGACAGCGTTCGATAAGTACATGCAGGACGACATCGCCAAATGGGCCAAGGTGATCCAGAGCGCCAACATCAAGGCCGACTGA
- a CDS encoding ATP-binding protein, whose translation MHILSSGPMCSLRRALLFWLVPLFLLVGVASACFSYWTYNRMVASFMDEQMQQLGDSIALHDERVALPQVAPERAHKWGSYIAQVWNRDGLLEASSMTGIGAPMARAPGFHDVTIGGRQWRVYATSPAPGSGQRVQILQSGEFRRHLAVERAGSALAPVLILLPLAILILWGVAATLSREVQAIGRQAAQQDEHNIRELSMTRVPAEIAPLVESFNSLLSRLRDAFDTQRRFVQDAAHELRTPITAVALQLENVCRDMPAGACQESLGQLKAGVDRAQRLVDQLLKLSRNEAKAAQEPIVAVDLHAQVHQSIDGLIALADQRHIDLGMVVDSPVPTATLMLRCAAGDLRSALDNLIENALRYTPEGGVVDVRLSSTPHGPAIEVVDTGPGIPPDQLGRVFDRFFRVPGNGTRGSGLGLSIAQNAAQRCGLRIVLRNRQDRSGLVARIEPVAAVVPAASAAAPRTVGSTPVLAS comes from the coding sequence ATGCACATCCTTTCCTCCGGCCCGATGTGCTCGCTGCGCCGCGCGCTGCTGTTCTGGCTCGTCCCGCTGTTCCTGCTGGTGGGCGTCGCGTCGGCCTGCTTCTCGTACTGGACCTACAACCGCATGGTGGCGTCCTTCATGGACGAGCAGATGCAGCAACTGGGCGACTCGATCGCGCTGCACGACGAGCGCGTCGCGCTGCCGCAGGTCGCGCCGGAGCGGGCGCACAAGTGGGGCAGCTACATCGCGCAGGTGTGGAACCGCGACGGCCTGCTCGAAGCGTCGTCGATGACCGGCATCGGCGCGCCGATGGCCCGCGCGCCCGGCTTCCACGACGTCACGATCGGCGGCCGCCAGTGGCGCGTCTACGCCACCTCGCCGGCGCCGGGCAGCGGCCAGCGCGTGCAGATCCTGCAAAGCGGCGAATTCCGCCGGCACCTCGCGGTGGAGCGCGCCGGTTCGGCGCTCGCGCCGGTGCTGATCCTGTTGCCGCTGGCCATCCTGATCCTCTGGGGCGTGGCCGCGACGCTTTCGCGTGAAGTGCAGGCGATCGGGCGCCAGGCCGCGCAGCAGGACGAGCACAACATCCGCGAGCTGTCGATGACACGCGTGCCGGCCGAGATCGCGCCGCTCGTCGAGTCGTTCAACAGCCTGCTCTCGCGCCTTCGCGACGCGTTCGACACGCAGCGCCGCTTCGTGCAGGACGCGGCGCACGAGCTGCGCACCCCCATCACCGCGGTGGCCCTGCAACTGGAGAACGTGTGCCGTGACATGCCCGCGGGCGCGTGCCAGGAGAGCCTGGGCCAGCTCAAGGCGGGCGTCGACCGGGCGCAGCGGCTGGTGGACCAACTGCTCAAGCTCTCGCGCAATGAGGCCAAGGCGGCGCAGGAGCCGATCGTCGCGGTGGACCTGCACGCGCAAGTCCACCAGAGCATCGACGGCCTGATCGCCCTGGCGGACCAGCGGCACATCGACCTTGGCATGGTGGTCGATTCGCCCGTGCCCACGGCCACGCTGATGCTGCGCTGCGCCGCCGGCGACCTGCGCAGCGCGCTGGACAACCTGATTGAGAACGCGCTGCGCTACACGCCCGAAGGCGGCGTGGTGGACGTGCGGCTGTCGTCGACGCCGCACGGACCCGCCATCGAAGTGGTGGACACCGGCCCGGGCATCCCGCCCGACCAGCTCGGTCGGGTCTTCGACCGCTTCTTCCGCGTGCCCGGCAACGGCACGCGCGGCAGCGGGCTCGGGCTGTCGATCGCGCAGAACGCCGCGCAGCGCTGCGGCTTGCGCATCGTGCTGCGCAACCGGCAGGACCGCAGCGGGCTGGTCGCAAGGATCGAACCCGTCGCCGCGGTCGTGCCGGCGGCGAGCGCCGCCGCGCCGAGGACGGTCGGCAGCACGCCAGTTCTGGCGTCCTGA
- a CDS encoding response regulator transcription factor yields the protein MRVLLVEDDEMIGQSLHKALEANGWSVDWVKEGLLAQSAMDEGGYACVLLDLGLPRRDGIEVLRTARGKGDRTPVLVLTARDGLDDRITGLDVGADDYLVKPYEFRELLARMRAVIRRRDGAAHSVIGSEAVQLDLTTREVLVQGERSQLSAREFALLHALLERPGAILSRDQLESRIYGWGEEVSSNAVDVLIHGMRRKLGAEVIRNVRGLGWRIAASQPATAQRGAH from the coding sequence ATGCGCGTCCTGCTCGTGGAAGACGACGAAATGATCGGCCAGAGCCTGCACAAGGCGCTGGAGGCCAACGGCTGGTCGGTCGACTGGGTCAAGGAAGGCCTGCTGGCGCAAAGCGCGATGGACGAGGGCGGCTACGCGTGCGTGCTGCTGGACCTGGGCCTGCCGCGCCGCGACGGCATCGAGGTGCTGCGCACCGCCCGCGGCAAGGGCGACCGCACGCCGGTGCTGGTGCTCACCGCGCGCGACGGCCTGGACGACCGCATCACCGGCCTGGACGTCGGCGCCGACGACTACCTGGTCAAGCCCTATGAATTCCGCGAGCTGCTCGCCCGCATGCGGGCCGTGATCCGCCGGCGGGACGGCGCGGCGCATTCCGTCATCGGCAGCGAGGCCGTGCAGCTGGACCTGACCACGCGCGAAGTGCTGGTGCAGGGCGAGCGCTCGCAGCTGTCCGCGCGCGAATTCGCGCTGCTGCATGCGTTGCTCGAGCGCCCCGGCGCCATCCTTTCGCGCGACCAGCTGGAAAGCCGCATCTACGGGTGGGGCGAGGAGGTGAGCAGCAATGCCGTCGACGTCCTGATCCACGGCATGCGCCGCAAGCTGGGCGCCGAGGTGATCCGCAACGTGCGCGGCCTCGGCTGGCGCATCGCCGCGTCGCAGCCGGCCACGGCGCAACGAGGAGCCCACTGA
- the htpG gene encoding molecular chaperone HtpG, which yields MSQNKQTLSFQAEVAQLLHLVTHSLYSNKEIFLRELVSNASDACDKLRFEALSDNSLYEDAPKLEVRIAFDKQARTLTITDNGIGLSQQEAIENLGTIAKSGTREFMSRLSGDQKADAQLIGQFGVGFYSGFIVADRITVESRRAGLPTDQGVRWTSGGTGDFEVETITRPQRGTSVILHLKEDATEYLSTWKLKSIVGKYSDHISLPILMRKEEWKEGEDNKGGEMVLTDEWETVNQASALWTRSKKDISEDQYKAFYRQISHDHEDPLAWSHNRVEGSTEYTQLLYIPAHAPFDLWNREKAAGVKLYVKRVFIMDDAQALMPVYLRFVRGVIDSADLPLNVSRELLQESRDVRAIREGSTKRVLSMLEELAKLEKDESASEEDRAKYAKFYAEFGAVLKEGLGEDFGNRDRIAKLLRFASTQSDTPNVSLADYKARMKEGQEAIYYITADTLAAAKNSPQLEVFRKKGIEVLLMTDRVDEWALNYLHEFDGTPMQSVAKGAVDLGKLQDETEKKAAEEAAEAFKPVLAKLKEALKDRAEDVRVTSRLVDSPACLVVSDGGMSMQLARMLKQAGQKVPEVKPVLEVNPEHALVRKLDGSVHFHDLAQILFDQALLAEGGMPDDPAAYVKRVNALLA from the coding sequence ATGTCCCAGAACAAGCAAACCCTTTCCTTCCAGGCCGAGGTCGCACAGCTGCTGCACCTGGTCACCCACTCGCTCTACTCCAACAAGGAGATCTTCCTGCGTGAGCTGGTCTCCAACGCCTCCGACGCCTGCGACAAGCTGCGCTTCGAGGCCCTGAGCGACAACTCGCTTTACGAGGACGCCCCCAAGCTCGAGGTGCGCATCGCCTTCGACAAGCAGGCCAGGACCCTCACCATCACCGACAACGGCATCGGCCTGTCGCAGCAGGAAGCGATCGAGAACCTGGGCACGATCGCCAAGAGCGGCACCCGCGAGTTCATGAGCCGCCTCTCGGGCGACCAGAAGGCGGACGCCCAGCTGATCGGGCAGTTCGGCGTCGGCTTCTATTCCGGCTTCATCGTGGCCGACCGCATCACCGTGGAATCCCGTCGCGCCGGCCTGCCCACCGACCAGGGCGTGCGGTGGACCAGCGGCGGCACGGGCGACTTCGAGGTCGAGACGATCACGCGGCCGCAGCGCGGCACCAGCGTGATCCTGCACCTCAAGGAAGACGCCACCGAGTACCTCTCCACCTGGAAGCTCAAATCCATCGTCGGCAAGTACTCCGACCACATCTCCCTGCCCATCCTGATGCGCAAGGAGGAATGGAAGGAGGGCGAGGACAACAAGGGCGGCGAGATGGTGCTCACCGACGAGTGGGAGACCGTCAACCAGGCCAGCGCGCTGTGGACCCGGTCGAAGAAGGACATCAGCGAGGACCAGTACAAGGCCTTCTACCGCCAGATCAGCCACGACCACGAGGACCCGCTGGCGTGGAGCCACAACCGGGTGGAGGGCTCGACCGAATACACGCAGCTGCTCTACATCCCCGCGCACGCGCCGTTCGACCTGTGGAACCGGGAGAAGGCCGCCGGCGTGAAGCTGTACGTCAAGCGCGTCTTCATCATGGACGACGCGCAGGCGCTGATGCCCGTCTACCTGCGCTTCGTCAGGGGCGTGATCGACTCGGCCGACCTGCCGCTCAACGTCAGCCGCGAACTGCTGCAGGAAAGCCGCGACGTGCGGGCGATCCGCGAGGGCAGCACCAAGCGCGTGCTGTCCATGCTCGAGGAATTGGCCAAACTGGAGAAGGACGAGTCCGCGTCCGAAGAAGACAGGGCCAAGTACGCGAAGTTCTACGCCGAGTTCGGCGCCGTGCTCAAAGAAGGCCTGGGCGAGGACTTCGGCAACCGCGACCGCATCGCCAAGCTGCTTCGCTTCGCCTCCACCCAGTCGGACACGCCGAACGTCTCGCTCGCCGACTACAAGGCGCGGATGAAGGAGGGCCAGGAGGCGATCTACTACATCACCGCCGACACGCTGGCCGCGGCGAAGAACAGCCCGCAGCTGGAGGTGTTCCGCAAGAAGGGCATCGAGGTCCTGCTGATGACGGACCGGGTGGACGAGTGGGCGCTGAACTACCTGCACGAGTTCGACGGAACGCCGATGCAGTCGGTGGCGAAGGGCGCGGTGGACCTGGGCAAGCTGCAGGACGAGACCGAGAAAAAAGCGGCGGAAGAAGCGGCCGAGGCCTTCAAGCCGGTGCTCGCCAAACTGAAGGAGGCGCTGAAGGACCGGGCCGAGGACGTGCGCGTCACGTCCCGACTGGTCGACTCGCCCGCCTGCCTGGTGGTCAGCGACGGCGGCATGAGCATGCAGCTCGCGCGCATGCTCAAGCAGGCCGGCCAGAAAGTCCCGGAGGTGAAGCCGGTGCTGGAGGTGAACCCCGAGCACGCGCTGGTCAGGAAGCTGGACGGCTCCGTGCACTTCCACGACCTGGCGCAGATCCTGTTCGACCAGGCGCTGCTGGCCGAAGGCGGCATGCCGGACGACCCGGCCGCCTACGTCAAGCGCGTCAACGCGCTGCTCGCCTGA
- a CDS encoding spore coat protein U domain-containing protein yields the protein MKKLLLPLLMALASLAQAQTATGNFNVAITLTTACTLNTPANGALAYTSFAASESSATPASINVRCTNTLPYTATLDGGATTTSNVYTFTDGTLNLTYRLTLAAAGLTGTGTNVGNGGDQAYTITPSVNTAQSGTCATDTCSSTAAHTLTITY from the coding sequence ATGAAAAAGCTCCTCCTCCCGCTGCTGATGGCCCTGGCTTCCCTGGCGCAGGCCCAGACGGCCACCGGCAACTTCAACGTCGCCATCACGCTCACCACGGCGTGCACCCTGAACACGCCCGCCAACGGAGCGCTGGCATACACATCCTTCGCCGCGTCGGAATCCAGTGCCACGCCGGCGTCGATCAACGTCCGTTGCACCAACACGCTGCCGTATACCGCCACGCTCGATGGCGGGGCCACCACCACCTCCAACGTGTATACGTTCACCGACGGAACCTTGAACCTCACGTACCGCCTGACGCTCGCCGCCGCGGGCCTGACCGGCACGGGCACGAACGTCGGCAACGGGGGTGACCAGGCCTACACGATCACTCCGTCGGTGAACACCGCCCAGAGCGGCACGTGCGCGACCGACACCTGCAGCAGCACTGCCGCGCACACCCTCACCATCACCTACTGA
- a CDS encoding fimbria/pilus outer membrane usher protein produces MPLEVIVNGVRGGTWTLLERGGKLHAPADAFEEWRLIRGASSVQYRGENWYALSDIAGFQARLNFAEQTIELDFSPSAFNAVRIATEGAMARPALSESIPAAFFNYDLNFQAVNGSGLAPSTRDLGGLFEGGWSGPWGLLTSSFVARNLAGSDPLARTEFKRLETTFTRNFLDGNTTLRLGDTYTRAGLTSQPVYFGGLQYAKDFSLQPGFITQPVPVLAGVSTAPSTVELFINNSLRQVTQVPPGPFRIDNVPALAGAGEARLVVRDILGRETVITQSLISNGRMLEAGLDDWSMELGWPRESLGRASADYGRLFAAGFYKQGLSKELTLEGNAEVSAAVRRVGAGALHALPFSSVGLAAFSVSQDEDGRVGHNWQLGIERSGFEHGLAASIIGASPRFRQVGVRTGQPELQGVVSYSYTHADIGQIGLSYGLVESDPAGRTRTVNLIYSVRLGLRATLSLLASRVTGAGAGSSVGLTLNVPLDNRVLVTGGAGVRGGEREYFAGFSRSLNAETGWGYRGNTGRRSGGNFAEGGAHYQGDHFFASGDVSAASQQSALRLGLVGGAVLADGMVFATRRVQDSFAIVEVPGYADVGVGFQSGNLTRTDASGRALLPRLLPFQRNAIRLDPAELPISAELDSIEMDAVPALRSAVKITFPVRTGRAALVRVVLDDGQPAPAGAEMEIAGDPKVFYVARRGEAFLTGMQPANRVRLHWKKKTCSMEVPLPPGTKDEIARLGPVLCTGVPR; encoded by the coding sequence ATGCCCCTCGAGGTGATCGTGAACGGTGTCCGCGGCGGCACCTGGACGCTGCTGGAGCGCGGCGGCAAGCTCCACGCCCCCGCCGACGCGTTCGAGGAATGGCGCCTGATCCGGGGCGCCTCCAGCGTGCAATACCGGGGGGAGAACTGGTACGCGCTCTCGGACATCGCAGGCTTCCAGGCACGCCTGAACTTCGCCGAGCAGACCATCGAACTGGACTTCTCGCCCTCGGCTTTCAATGCGGTGCGCATCGCCACCGAAGGCGCCATGGCGCGGCCGGCGCTGAGCGAGTCGATCCCGGCGGCATTCTTCAACTACGACCTCAACTTCCAGGCCGTGAACGGCAGCGGGCTCGCTCCCTCCACTCGCGACCTCGGCGGCCTCTTCGAGGGGGGATGGAGCGGCCCGTGGGGCCTGCTGACCAGCAGCTTCGTCGCAAGGAACCTCGCCGGCAGCGATCCGCTGGCCCGCACCGAATTCAAGCGGCTGGAGACCACGTTCACCCGCAATTTCCTGGACGGGAACACCACGCTGCGCCTAGGCGACACCTACACGCGAGCCGGGCTCACGAGCCAGCCCGTCTACTTCGGGGGCCTGCAGTACGCCAAGGATTTCAGCCTGCAGCCGGGCTTCATCACGCAGCCGGTCCCCGTGCTGGCCGGCGTATCGACCGCCCCCAGCACGGTCGAACTGTTCATCAACAACTCCCTGCGGCAGGTGACGCAGGTGCCGCCGGGACCTTTCCGCATCGACAACGTGCCCGCGCTCGCGGGCGCCGGCGAGGCCAGGCTGGTGGTGCGCGACATCCTCGGTCGCGAAACCGTGATCACCCAGTCCCTGATCAGCAACGGCCGGATGCTCGAAGCAGGGCTCGACGACTGGAGCATGGAACTCGGCTGGCCGCGCGAAAGCCTGGGACGGGCCAGCGCCGACTACGGACGCCTGTTCGCCGCCGGCTTCTACAAGCAGGGCCTGAGCAAGGAGCTGACGCTGGAGGGCAATGCGGAGGTGTCGGCGGCCGTGCGCCGCGTCGGGGCCGGCGCGCTGCATGCGCTTCCTTTTTCCAGCGTCGGCCTGGCGGCCTTCTCGGTGAGCCAGGACGAGGACGGGCGCGTCGGGCACAACTGGCAGCTCGGCATCGAGCGCAGCGGATTCGAGCACGGCCTCGCGGCCAGCATCATCGGCGCCTCGCCCCGATTCCGGCAGGTGGGCGTGCGCACCGGACAGCCCGAACTGCAGGGCGTGGTGAGCTACTCCTACACCCACGCGGACATCGGACAGATCGGCCTGAGCTACGGCCTGGTCGAGAGCGATCCGGCCGGGCGCACGAGGACCGTCAACCTGATCTACTCGGTCCGGCTGGGCCTTCGCGCCACCCTGAGTCTGCTGGCGTCTCGCGTGACCGGCGCCGGCGCGGGCTCGTCGGTCGGCCTGACGCTCAACGTGCCCCTGGACAACCGCGTTCTCGTCACCGGGGGAGCCGGGGTGCGCGGCGGCGAGCGGGAGTACTTCGCCGGCTTCAGCCGCAGTCTCAATGCCGAGACCGGCTGGGGCTATCGCGGCAACACCGGTCGACGCTCGGGCGGCAACTTCGCGGAAGGTGGCGCCCACTACCAGGGCGACCACTTCTTCGCATCGGGCGACGTCAGCGCGGCATCGCAGCAATCCGCGCTGCGCCTGGGCCTGGTCGGGGGGGCCGTGCTGGCGGACGGCATGGTCTTCGCCACCCGGCGCGTGCAGGACAGCTTCGCCATCGTCGAAGTCCCGGGCTATGCCGACGTGGGCGTCGGCTTCCAGAGCGGCAACCTCACGCGCACGGACGCGAGCGGGCGCGCCCTGCTGCCCCGGCTGCTGCCGTTCCAGCGCAACGCGATCCGCCTCGACCCCGCCGAGCTGCCGATCAGCGCCGAACTCGATTCGATCGAAATGGACGCGGTGCCTGCCTTGCGCAGCGCGGTCAAGATCACCTTCCCGGTGCGCACCGGCCGCGCCGCGCTCGTGCGCGTGGTCCTCGATGACGGCCAGCCCGCGCCGGCCGGCGCCGAGATGGAAATCGCCGGCGACCCCAAGGTGTTCTACGTCGCCCGCCGCGGAGAAGCTTTCCTCACGGGCATGCAGCCGGCCAACCGCGTCCGGCTGCACTGGAAGAAAAAGACCTGCTCCATGGAAGTGCCGCTGCCGCCCGGGACCAAGGACGAGATCGCACGCCTCGGCCCGGTTCTCTGCACAGGAGTTCCACGATGA
- a CDS encoding spore coat protein U domain-containing protein → MKMLRLACVLALCLSAGRVGAQQVTCGTISPSSVSGTYTPTSTLNLAGRIDLTCTRNSGSRNRTAWLGIDNGPGTPARNLDRTGGGGSLPYQLHRNAGNTGTWTTGPGQAPGSAAAGGALVALDFSSQNVISVTVSYHFQVLAGNYARAGSYSDNPVTLTVRLTSDTGPLLGTATFVPAVTLQDFCRLSTPPGNMALSYTSFSGSAATASTNFGVQCLDATAYSMAVDAASGSALGLTYTLGLSSSNGVGNGAEQTHTINGSIAAGQSGTCAVASCSATQQRTLTITY, encoded by the coding sequence ATGAAGATGCTTCGCCTCGCCTGTGTCCTCGCCCTGTGCCTGTCGGCGGGGCGCGTCGGCGCGCAACAGGTCACCTGCGGCACGATCTCGCCGTCCTCGGTGAGCGGCACTTACACGCCCACGTCCACGCTGAACCTCGCGGGGCGGATCGACCTCACCTGCACCCGCAACAGTGGCTCGAGGAATCGCACGGCCTGGCTCGGAATCGACAACGGCCCCGGCACCCCCGCGCGAAACCTCGATCGGACGGGCGGTGGGGGGTCGCTGCCGTATCAGCTGCATCGGAATGCGGGCAACACCGGCACCTGGACGACGGGCCCAGGCCAGGCGCCGGGCAGCGCGGCGGCCGGGGGCGCTCTCGTCGCCCTCGACTTCAGCTCGCAAAACGTCATCTCGGTCACCGTCAGCTATCACTTCCAGGTTCTCGCCGGCAACTACGCTCGCGCGGGAAGCTACTCCGACAACCCTGTCACGCTGACCGTCCGGCTGACCTCCGACACAGGTCCGCTCCTGGGCACAGCGACCTTCGTACCCGCCGTCACGCTGCAGGACTTCTGCCGCCTCTCCACGCCGCCCGGCAACATGGCCCTGAGCTACACCTCGTTCAGCGGCAGCGCCGCGACGGCCAGTACCAACTTCGGCGTGCAATGCCTGGACGCGACGGCCTACAGCATGGCGGTGGACGCGGCTTCGGGCAGCGCGCTGGGCCTGACCTACACGCTGGGGCTCAGCAGCAGCAACGGCGTCGGCAACGGCGCCGAACAGACGCACACGATCAACGGATCGATCGCAGCGGGACAGTCGGGCACCTGCGCGGTCGCCTCGTGTTCCGCCACGCAGCAACGCACGCTGACCATTACGTACTGA
- a CDS encoding molybdate ABC transporter substrate-binding protein, with the protein MPQPVNLLSGGAAQGLVDGLQQALAERGIRVAGNFGAVGAMRDRLLAGDPCDLVILTQALIAELEQQGHVRPGTARPLGRVRTGIAVKAGAPMPKVADAEALKQLLQNAGGVYFPDPQKATAGIHFMKVLRSLDLDETLKDRMRTFPNGATAMRALAGAPEPDAVGCTQVTEILYTPGVQLAGGLPSGFELATVYTAAVCTRAKSPEAAAAVAALLSSPATAELRRTGGFDPL; encoded by the coding sequence ATGCCGCAGCCCGTGAATCTGCTCAGTGGCGGCGCGGCCCAGGGCCTGGTGGACGGCCTGCAGCAGGCGCTGGCCGAACGCGGCATCCGCGTGGCCGGCAACTTCGGCGCGGTGGGCGCGATGCGCGACCGGTTGCTGGCCGGCGACCCCTGCGACTTGGTGATCCTCACGCAGGCCTTGATCGCCGAACTGGAGCAGCAGGGCCACGTGCGTCCGGGGACGGCGCGACCGCTGGGGCGCGTGCGCACCGGCATCGCCGTGAAAGCCGGCGCGCCGATGCCGAAGGTGGCGGACGCCGAGGCGCTGAAGCAGCTGCTGCAAAACGCAGGCGGCGTCTACTTCCCCGACCCGCAGAAGGCCACGGCGGGCATCCATTTCATGAAGGTGCTGCGATCGCTCGACCTGGACGAGACGCTGAAGGACCGGATGCGCACCTTTCCGAACGGGGCAACCGCGATGCGCGCGCTGGCCGGTGCGCCCGAGCCCGATGCGGTCGGCTGCACGCAGGTGACGGAGATCCTCTACACGCCTGGCGTGCAGCTCGCGGGCGGGCTGCCGAGCGGGTTCGAGCTGGCGACGGTCTACACCGCCGCCGTCTGCACGCGTGCGAAGTCTCCCGAAGCCGCGGCGGCCGTCGCGGCGCTGCTCTCGTCACCCGCGACGGCAGAACTGCGCCGCACGGGCGGCTTCGACCCGCTCTGA